Below is a genomic region from Salvelinus fontinalis isolate EN_2023a chromosome 38, ASM2944872v1, whole genome shotgun sequence.
ATAGAAAGATCACATTGTACAGATTAGTGACTTCAGTCTTGTAACATATTCTTTGTGCATAATAAGAGGTGAGAACATAACCACCCCCTGTTGCACAACTTCCCGGTAAGAATGCAATGACGTTGTCTAAATGTCAAAGCTTACTAATCCATATTTCCTAATAGCAATTAGAGTGGAACCAGACTCCACAGCCCTTGACAGGGATGTGTTCATTAGGAACTTGTCACCCAGTGGAGCAGGCAGCAGATGTTACAGCACCTGTCTACCAGACCACACAACCTCCCACCCTCAATTCTAAAGCCCTACTCCCACTGTCTCTGTataccactccctctctctctctctctctctaaccctgtctctctttcactctctctctctctctctctctctctctctctctctctctctctctctctctctctctctctctctctctctctctctctctctctctctctctctctctctctctctctctctctctctctctctctctctctctctctctctctctctctctctctctctctctttctaaccctgtatctctctctctccctctctgcctggacCCAACACTAAAAACGTTGCACCCCCTTTCATGTCCTCATGCTCATTCATGTGTTACACCTGCCCGGGCCAAAGGCAGAATTTACGGCCACCCAAAGCCCAAAGTTAGCGCGTTTGGTCACCTGATGGTATGAATGCCCCCCCTGTTCGCTGCAGCTGACTGGTTCCACTGAGTTGGGCCATGTGGACCGATGCCAAGttacccccccaacacacacatacacacactcctctAACCATTACCCTACCAACACACCGGACACTGACTGtgcctctctgtctgtaatgtgAGCTCACAAACCCAGACCTGTTCCATTTCAAAGGGCAGAACCGTCAacaccgtttatatttttaggaACAGGTTCATTGAAATATTTAGTACGCCACTCTCTGGTTGACAGTTTGTTTGATTTGATCAGATTTCATACTTTTAGCACGGGGTGAGGCAATAAAAAAGGAACGTCAGTACGGTACATTGCCTCGTTCAAACGTTTCCTAAAACATTATTCTGACCGTTTGAAGAACAGATTTCACCTCAAACTCACTTCAATGATCAGAATAATCTGGTCACTGTTGCTTGAAGGGACTAAGATACTCCATGTGGAATATGATGAGACAGACATGCTCTCACCTCCTCTGGCTCGATGAGTTTGAACTCCATGCCCCGGCCGGTCCAGGCGATAAAGTGAGAGTTGGACGGGTCGTCCAGGAGAGCCACCAGGAACTGCCAGAGCTGCAGTGAGCCTCGGCGCTGGTAGGTTGGACCTTCACGGTACAGACCTGACTCCTGCTTTATGTCACctagaggggggatggagggacagggggatggagggagggaagggaggaggttGTTATTTCACGTTTCAATTAATATCTTTGATTGAAATTACAAGTGAAAGCAGCAGTTTATGTGTCGCCTCTTGGACATCTCACCTTCAACCTTTTCGGGGACCACGCAGGTGTCGTCGTAGAAATGTCTTGCGACTTTATCGAACATGCAGCCTGAAAGACGAGACAGTGTTGAGAAATCACGTTAGGAAAACGGAAACTTGGACGGGATGAATAACCCAACCAACATACATGTCTCCGAGCGTCATCCCTCACCTTCAGTCCTGCTGCTGTGAGCCAGATAGCCGTCTTGCCTCAGGTAGACAGAATGGCAGCTAGGCACTTCTGCTGGAGACAGGGAAGAATGGGTGTTAGAAGCCCTTAGGACAGTGGAGCATTAGGACAGTATCAGCTATCTGAGAGCAGTCAGTTACTGCTCACTCACTGCACCACTGCCCCTGATTAAAGAACATGTCTTCTAGCATGACACTGGATCTCAGCCAACACTAAAGCGCACAATATGACACTAGTACTGAACAGTGCAGTGTCGTAGTCTAGGCTAAGCTCAAAATAACCTATTAGCAGCATTGGAGTAAATGTAGCATAAAATGTTTGGCATGTTTTCTGCTTGTTTCTTCAGCAGTGAAGCATGATGGCTGTGATGACTTTGTTTCACTGCCGACAACTTCACTGGTACTATTTACAATAGTATAATATTGCACTGTATATGTCTGGCCCTCCTATAACATTACAGCTGCTGGTTACAATCAAAGGGCCGAAACAGTTACAAAGTGAATGGTCAATAAAATGACTAACCCCGTTAATTTAGGGCCATCAACATTTCTCTGAACTTCATCAAAGTAATGGGCTTGTAGAGGAAATTACTGCTAATGAAATTACCAggctcccctcccatcctctcaacaGGCCTGGTCTAGTAAACAAGCTGCAGAATGACTGCTAATAAATTCCCCTAAATGGTCAATCTGGGATATAAAACATGCTGGAAAAGGGCTCCCTCTGTTCATCCACACCATCGAGATACTTGGAAACCTGTGTAAATGTTTGCAGGgtagtgttcattaggcaccaaactgaAGATAACAGACCTGtccagtgtggctcagttggtagagcatggtgcttgcaacaccagggttgtgggttctacTCCACGGGGGagcagtatgaaaatgtatgtgctcactactgtaagtcattcTGGATAAGAGAGTATGCTGAATAACTCAAATGTAAATAGTGAAGACTACCGGGATATAGAAACgtttgttttctgttgcaaatgttttctgtagcGCTCTCTTATGAACATGTCCCTGTTGAAAAGGGCTCATGTTACAGAGAGAAGGCCAACTCAAAGGGAGCTCAGTGCTGTTTATATTGAAATATTTCTCTACATGAGGCAGCAGAGTGGACGCCACATTCCACCCTGACTGGGCACACTATTACACCACTCCACAGTAATCTCTCCTTGGCTCTAGCTTATGAATGAAGCCAGCAGGATTAGAACACCCCACCACCCCTTCTGCGGGGGCGGACTGTGACCAGGCACAGACATTAGAGCACCACAGGAAATGGAGCCCGGCACAGACACCCAAACCAGAACCCCCTGCACTAATAATGGGTTAATCCAATCAACAGGCCCATTCCTCAAATGACAACTATCTGGTCTGATTAAAAAGAGGGTGACTTGATGCTGTGGTGGGTCCAAATGCTCAAGTATTTGGTTATATTATTGAGTGAAATTTGTGTTTTTTGGTCGAATATGTCATATTTCTCTAATGATTCtctaaaatataaatatacagtaggctacattttTCTATAGCTCTTACCCAGGTTATAGATTCAATGGTCGTAAAGATGAGGAGAgatctgtccgtaataaagagatgcttttttgacaccacactccacaaagcaagtcctgtaGGCTGTATGTATAGAtacgtaggctatgtgtgtcgtttttaaatgtatgtagttctgtccttgagcggTTCTTGTctgttaatgttctgtattatctcATGTTTCttgttctgtgtggaccccaggaagagtagctgctgctttcgcaacagctaatgggaatCCTAATAAAACACCAAAGACCACAATATTAAATACAACATATTTTACTGTATCTCTAttaccaccacctcctccccaaAAAAGAAGAGGACAACTAACACACCCACTCACCTGAGTCATAGGTGAAATCCCTGGGCTCCTGTTTGATCATCATGGACGGGGGGTACGTGGGGGGAATGGGCGCCCCCACCATGGCAGGGTGCTCAAACAAGGGGTCGGGGTACTCCTGCTTGAAGCCTTGTGGGGGGAACAGGATGTTGGGCTCAGACATCTGTCTGTGGTACATGGGCCTTCCGTCCCGAGACATCGACGGTGGGGAGGGGAACGAGTGGCAGGGCTCCGACAGCTGACGTCGAAATCTGAAAAGGcaaaaaaattacattttcacaaatTCTCATGATAACCGATTGAGACAGATGGACTGACATCAATACACATTTTTATACCTAAAGCTTGACAATTTATACAACCCGTTGTGTATAATTAGAATGATACATCTAGATTCTGGTAAGCTGTACTGAATGTACTAAAATTATCAAGTAAACTTAAAATGTGCATGTTTTGTTAGTGCCAGTTTAAAGATGCTGTAGTGGTAGCCTACAGTACACAGTAGCTGTGTAGTACAGTACCTGTGGTCCATGGAGTAGGTGCTGTCCGGGAGGGGCTGGAGGTGGGGGTACGTCCTGTCTGGTTTGGGGGTGGGGACTGTCGTGGGGGAGCCATTATGAAGGGGGGACACGGGGTTGCTGCAGGGGGGCGTCGCTGGGCTGGAGGGCTTCATGCCTGTTGGGTGTTTGTGCTGCTGGTAGGCACTGAGAGACACACGGGGTGGAGGGatcagtatgttgttgtttttacatTATGTCGACGCATGCCGTTTGACAGAAGCCATTGTACCCCCcctccgtgcttctacacctgcattgcttgctgtttggggtttcaggctgggtttctatacagcactttgagatatcagctgatgtaagaagggctatataaatcaatttgatttgattagtgtgGCCTAGTATTTGAACGCTATCCTTTTACATATCCAATCGTCTTTTATGTAATAGTTATTGTCAAAATGACAGTTTAAAAACTTTTTGCACCAAATTTTGAATTTGAATTTTGACACATTTTCCTTCTTTAAGAAAATATAGATATTTTAGCGTATGTTTAGGGTTTAAAATACTTTTGTGTTTCCTCTTCTAGAATACATCTTCAAGATGACCCTTGACGTACACAGCACTGTAATATCGCAAGCATATACCACAGTGCCATATATCACAAGTCAAATCAATTCAAGATTTGACGTAACTAGGCAATTATTGTGCCATCGGCATTTTGGTTCATTTGAAAAAGCACCTTAGGTAGACAGTATATTATCCTAGATCTATTCCCCAAGTCAAGTGCATCCCACTTGAAACATTTAGCACAGCACCTGGCCTTTTGTTTCACAGGGAATGGCTGCAATTCCAATGTCTTGAATTCTCAAAATGGAAGTAATACAACTTTGAAAACAGGGTGGGAAGCCAGTAATACTGTAGTTTATCAAGTAATCATAATGAAGCAGTCATTATCCATCTAACAGCGTGGAGATATATTGGACAACTTGTGGAGATGAAAAAAGACTGTACAAAATGTGATTCATTTAAATTTTCATCAAACCACATTTACCTGCAGAATCCTTGTGAGATTTCGCTACAGGTAAAATAAATACTACTTCAATATCCCAAAGGATATTTTACAAACCACCAAAACCTATGATGTTCATTTTTGGGTGTTAGTCTATTTCTTTGTATGTAATCTGGCTCTGTTGGTTCCAGATAGGGGAAAGTGACTGGTGCTGTGGCTTACCTACCTGATGTTGTACAGGCACTTCTCCCCATAGTGGAGTTTGAAGGGCCGCTCCTGGCCACAGGTGGAGCCCAGCTCGGAGCAGGGGCTGTGGGGCTCCTTCTTGATCTTCAGCTGCAGTCCGTGGAATGCCACTATGACATGtatgtgtgagagggagggagggagggagggagggagggcgggagggagggagggagggagggagggagggagggagggaggg
It encodes:
- the LOC129838174 gene encoding ETS translocation variant 1-like isoform X2, encoding MDGIQDQQVPYIKSNRPQGKTSCSERPANDRKRKLINSDLALDTEELFQDLSQLQETWLAEDVMLQDLSAGVFFPPCLQHRSFAQVPDNDEQFVPDYQTENLAFHGLQLKIKKEPHSPCSELGSTCGQERPFKLHYGEKCLYNISAYQQHKHPTGMKPSSPATPPCSNPVSPLHNGSPTTVPTPKPDRTYPHLQPLPDSTYSMDHRFRRQLSEPCHSFPSPPSMSRDGRPMYHRQMSEPNILFPPQGFKQEYPDPLFEHPAMVGAPIPPTYPPSMMIKQEPRDFTYDSEVPSCHSVYLRQDGYLAHSSRTEGCMFDKVARHFYDDTCVVPEKVEGDIKQESGLYREGPTYQRRGSLQLWQFLVALLDDPSNSHFIAWTGRGMEFKLIEPEEVARRWGIQKNRPAMNYDKLSRSLRYYYEKGIMQKVAGERYVYKFVCDPEALFSMAFPDNQRPVLKTDMERQINEEDTVPLSHFDENMAYVQEAGPYCNPPHPYSEGYVY
- the LOC129838174 gene encoding ETS translocation variant 1-like isoform X1, which encodes MDGIQDQQVPYIKSNRPQGKTSCSERPANDRKRKLINSDLALDTEELFQDLSQLQETWLAEDVMLQDLSAGVFFPPCLQHRSFAQVPDNDEQFVPDYQTENLAFHGLQLKIKKEPHSPCSELGSTCGQERPFKLHYGEKCLYNISAYQQHKHPTGMKPSSPATPPCSNPVSPLHNGSPTTVPTPKPDRTYPHLQPLPDSTYSMDHRFRRQLSEPCHSFPSPPSMSRDGRPMYHRQMSEPNILFPPQGFKQEYPDPLFEHPAMVGAPIPPTYPPSMMIKQEPRDFTYDSAEVPSCHSVYLRQDGYLAHSSRTEGCMFDKVARHFYDDTCVVPEKVEGDIKQESGLYREGPTYQRRGSLQLWQFLVALLDDPSNSHFIAWTGRGMEFKLIEPEEVARRWGIQKNRPAMNYDKLSRSLRYYYEKGIMQKVAGERYVYKFVCDPEALFSMAFPDNQRPVLKTDMERQINEEDTVPLSHFDENMAYVQEAGPYCNPPHPYSEGYVY
- the LOC129838174 gene encoding ETS translocation variant 1-like isoform X3 — its product is MDGIQDQQVPYIKSNRPQGKTSCSERPANDRKRKLINSDLALDTEELFQDLSQLQETWLAEAQVPDNDEQFVPDYQTENLAFHGLQLKIKKEPHSPCSELGSTCGQERPFKLHYGEKCLYNISAYQQHKHPTGMKPSSPATPPCSNPVSPLHNGSPTTVPTPKPDRTYPHLQPLPDSTYSMDHRFRRQLSEPCHSFPSPPSMSRDGRPMYHRQMSEPNILFPPQGFKQEYPDPLFEHPAMVGAPIPPTYPPSMMIKQEPRDFTYDSAEVPSCHSVYLRQDGYLAHSSRTEGCMFDKVARHFYDDTCVVPEKVEGDIKQESGLYREGPTYQRRGSLQLWQFLVALLDDPSNSHFIAWTGRGMEFKLIEPEEVARRWGIQKNRPAMNYDKLSRSLRYYYEKGIMQKVAGERYVYKFVCDPEALFSMAFPDNQRPVLKTDMERQINEEDTVPLSHFDENMAYVQEAGPYCNPPHPYSEGYVY
- the LOC129838174 gene encoding ETS translocation variant 1-like isoform X5; translation: MLQDLSAGVFFPPCLQHRSFAQVPDNDEQFVPDYQTENLAFHGLQLKIKKEPHSPCSELGSTCGQERPFKLHYGEKCLYNISAYQQHKHPTGMKPSSPATPPCSNPVSPLHNGSPTTVPTPKPDRTYPHLQPLPDSTYSMDHRFRRQLSEPCHSFPSPPSMSRDGRPMYHRQMSEPNILFPPQGFKQEYPDPLFEHPAMVGAPIPPTYPPSMMIKQEPRDFTYDSAEVPSCHSVYLRQDGYLAHSSRTEGCMFDKVARHFYDDTCVVPEKVEGDIKQESGLYREGPTYQRRGSLQLWQFLVALLDDPSNSHFIAWTGRGMEFKLIEPEEVARRWGIQKNRPAMNYDKLSRSLRYYYEKGIMQKVAGERYVYKFVCDPEALFSMAFPDNQRPVLKTDMERQINEEDTVPLSHFDENMAYVQEAGPYCNPPHPYSEGYVY
- the LOC129838174 gene encoding ETS translocation variant 1-like isoform X4; its protein translation is MDGIQDQQVPYIKSNRPQGKTSCSERPANDRKRKLINSDLALDTEELFQDLSQLQETWLAEAQVPDNDEQFVPDYQTENLAFHGLQLKIKKEPHSPCSELGSTCGQERPFKLHYGEKCLYNISAYQQHKHPTGMKPSSPATPPCSNPVSPLHNGSPTTVPTPKPDRTYPHLQPLPDSTYSMDHRFRRQLSEPCHSFPSPPSMSRDGRPMYHRQMSEPNILFPPQGFKQEYPDPLFEHPAMVGAPIPPTYPPSMMIKQEPRDFTYDSEVPSCHSVYLRQDGYLAHSSRTEGCMFDKVARHFYDDTCVVPEKVEGDIKQESGLYREGPTYQRRGSLQLWQFLVALLDDPSNSHFIAWTGRGMEFKLIEPEEVARRWGIQKNRPAMNYDKLSRSLRYYYEKGIMQKVAGERYVYKFVCDPEALFSMAFPDNQRPVLKTDMERQINEEDTVPLSHFDENMAYVQEAGPYCNPPHPYSEGYVY